One Saccharomyces eubayanus strain FM1318 chromosome VIII, whole genome shotgun sequence genomic window carries:
- the ECM29 gene encoding Ecm29p — protein MSISADEVKEKQLVEKVELRLAIADSPHKFETNLHTFLPPLLLKLASPHASVRTAVFSALKSLISRINTLPQVQLPVRALIVQAQEPNLAAHQDSTSVRLYSLLLASKGIDRLSVQDKQLLLPLVVSNIATLTGTVAARMFHILLKLILDWVAPQDSSREQEEFVELLQLDDVSFAFLMRQFTNFFLLVPSKQPQASQQPLSRGYTCPGLSLTDVAFFTYDAGVNFNKDQLLKFKNAIFRFVCHGMAAVNRDKQPPKDTELMKFLCVASTDSSTLSDSAAQFMKRFAVPYENQEFVAFLQSMYIGDNAKGRSPVKPALQEKILSILNKSHVATTSPERISLICSIGLHSSEYKLRSLTLSFIRHVAKLNYQNLHPLSSSSSSSPLSSSTDFSTSIVSLVRNNLHAEGWPRLQLGPQTPAFNTAISQRQLQYETLGDILKRDFDLVRDLSYIEFLFESLQGDLPQFRSSIQESLLSLVVHLPNLPPQSKANLKTLLKKNFSIDEQQEEGNNDAINSIMALKFVSIKFTNAAFSFDDPEARLFNLWGTARTNRFDIIEESFKGLQPFWFRINNASLNTSSIVKTSDLLGSQVSETKFPQFGEFIRIFIKHLDSEFSLITRKSLNNTVRFIKQCLISNAIYGKKTMVIQDEDWSIRIDKALELDETVTSQVNGMVQTINDDIFIRFLTLLVNEFTITNRNGEQVAVSPYQDPIFGSVLLTLLNFVNSNVLQKLESIVPDLYHLLITKFQSSSDNDLEVCASIIGIVSTAIVDSVHIEQITSIAESQTLAETYVASYVVPRLYLKNKTARIQETNVVNLLKNLESHLSHSTTNKSMILKLICQVTKFGLLLQVNTQERKTFLSQIMNTIQDKLINDVTAIQTWSYLSLYSNNLDNSDFFQEKLLETHVSKQNDFLFSVGESLTVLAGKWSSKYLIKQVDIPNFDVTTIQEDFPPTNVTTILNEILSGCDSTKPSLRKASCIWLLSYIQYLGHLPEIISKCNDIHLRFMRFLADRDEFIQDSAARGLSLIYEIGGSDLKESMVKGLLKSFTDSTTGAASTSATGVSGSVSEETELFEPGVLNTGDGSISTYKDILNLASEVGDPALVYKFMSLAKSSALWSSRKGIAFGLGAIMSKSSLEELLIKDQQTAKKLIPKLYRYRFDPYQSVSRSMTDIWNTLIADSSSTISLYFDDILEELLTGMANKEWRVREASTSALLQLVQSQPQEKFSDQMLKIWTMAFRTMDDIKDSVREVGTKFTTVLSKILARSIDVEKGVNPAKSKEILDNILPFLLGPHGLNSDAEEVRNFALTTLIDLVKNSPGAIKPFTPGLVYDFITLFSSIEPQVINYLALNAANYNIDANVIDTQRKNGVTSSPLFQTIEKLISNSNDCMMEDIINVVIKAAKKCVGLPSKVASSLVIILLVKRYSIQMRGYSGKLLKVCMTMFEDRNESVNITFAITMGYLFKISALDKCVKYSEKLAAKYFESTSTENNKKIVGTAIDSILNYARSDFDNVASIFMPLIFIACNDEDKDLESLYNKIWTEASGSGAGTVKLFLPEILNILSINIKSNDHVIRKTCAKSVIQLCGKIDENIPHEQIVKLFDISKEALSGRSWDGKEHIVGAMVSLTKKFSQTVIGDTDLQNSINDVMRTEISRKNEKYTKKILPLYAKYVSVNPQDATIVLLMEKSKETIRSLGNESADDEDSTRHASDETAIKRIKPNTDITQKSSKQNIENEEYVINLLKVIVDVCNNSKSKYPMNLLEFVLNEIAYLFHNDKIIYTWRTQLAASEIGISIVGKFNTISSTDFIKNVKELWNEIFQMNCNKETVENVKLQMIKLGGLIIQKIPIIQNNIEENLRQLNSIDSTSRIELELKNIGL, from the coding sequence CTGTTGAAGCTGGCGTCCCCGCACGCCTCCGTCAGAACAGCGGTGTTTTCTGCTCTGAAGAGCCTTATTTCTAGGATAAACACGCTGCCCCAGGTCCAGCTGCCCGTGCGGGCGCTTATCGTCCAGGCGCAAGAGCCCAATTTAGCCGCTCATCAAGACTCCACCAGTGTTCGTCTCTACAGCTTGTTGTTGGCCTCGAAGGGTATAGACAGGCTCTCCGTGCAAGATAAGCAGCTGTTGCTGCCCCTGGTCGTATCAAACATTGCGACGCTCACGGGCACGGTAGCCGCCAGGATGTTccatattcttttgaagcTTATTCTGGACTGGGTCGCACCACAGGACTCGTCGCGTGAGCAAGAGGAGTTTGTGGAGCTTCTGCAACTGGACGACGTCAGCTTCGCGTTTTTGATGCGCCAGTTCACCAACTTTTTCCTCCTGGTGCCCTCGAAGCAGCCGCAGGCCTCGCAACAGCCTCTGTCGAGGGGGTATACGTGTCCAGGGCTGTCCCTCACAGATGTTGCGTTCTTCACGTATGATGCGGGTGTTAATTTCAACAAGGATCAGCTGCTCAAGTTTAAAAATGCGATTTTCCGGTTCGTTTGCCACGGGATGGCGGCAGTTAATCGTGATAAGCAACCACCCAAGGACACCGAACTGATGAAGTTTCTGTGCGTAGCCTCTACCGATTCCTCTACTTTGTCTGATTCCGCGGCACAGTTTATGAAACGGTTTGCTGTGCCGTACGAGAACCAAGAGTTCGTCGCGTTCTTACAATCGATGTACATTGGCGACAATGCCAAGGGGAGATCACCCGTCAAGCCTGCCTTGCAGGAAAAAATCCTGTCCATCTTGAATAAGAGTCACGTCGCTACCACCAGCCCAGAACGCATCTCTTTAATTTGCTCCATTGGGTTGCATTCATCTGAATACAAGCTAAGGTCTTTGACGCTTTCGTTCATTCGTCACGTCGCAAAATTGAACTACCAAAACTTACACCCTCtttcctcctcttcctcctcctcccCCTTGTCATCGTCGACTGATTTTTCCACGAGTATTGTTTCCTTAGTCAGAAACAATCTTCACGCAGAGGGTTGGCCCAGGCTACAGTTGGGACCTCAAACCCCCGCCTTCAATACGGCCATTTCGCAGAGACAGCTACAGTACGAAACTCTGGGAGAtatcttgaaaagagattttGACCTGGTAAGAGACTTGTCCTATATCGAATTCTTATTCGAATCCTTACAAGGTGACTTACCACAATTCCGCTCCAGCATTCAAGAGTCTCTGCTTTCTTTAGTTGTTCATTTGCCAAACCTACCTCCTCAATCCAAAGCAAATTTGAAGACTCTcctcaagaaaaacttttctatTGATGAGCAACAGGAAGAAGGTAATAATGACGCCATTAACTCTATTATGGCGCTTAAATTTGTCTCTATAAAATTCACTAATGCCGCATTTTCCTTYGATGACCCTGAGGCAAGATTGTTCAATCTTTGGGGTACCGCGAGGACAAATAGATTCGATATTATTGAGGAGTCGTTTAAGGGGCTGCAGCCTTTCTGGTTCAGAATCAACAACGCATCATTGAACACTTCGTCGATTGTAAAAACATCTGATTTGTTGGGCTCGCAAGTGTCGGAGACAAAATTTCCTCAATTCGGTGAATTTATTCGCATTTTTATCAAGCATTTGGATTCTGAGTTTTCATTGATTACACGCAAATCTCTGAATAACACTGTTAGATTTATCAAACAATGTCTCATATCAAATGCAATTTAtggcaaaaaaacaatggtAATTCAAGATGAAGACTGGTCAATTAGAATAGATAAAGCTTTGGAACTAGACGAAACGGTTACTTCACAAGTGAATGGAATGGTTCAGACGATAAATGATGATATATTCATTCGCTTTTTAACTCTTTTGGTAAATGAATTTACCATTACGAACCGTAATGGTGAACAGGTTGCGGTTTCTCCATACCAGGATCCCATTTTCGGTTCCGTTTTATTGACGTTATTGAATTTTGTAAACAGCAATGTTTTGCAAAAACTAGAAAGTATAGTTCCAGATCTATACCATTTACTCATTACAAAATTTCAATCATCAAGTGATAATGATTTAGAAGTCTGTGCAAGCATCATCGGTATCGTTTCCACCGCCATTGTAGATTCTGTTCATATCGAACAGATTACAAGTATAGCCGAATCACAAACACTTGCAGAAACTTATGTTGCCTCTTACGTTGTTCCAAGATTATActtaaagaacaaaacagCCCGTATCCAAGAAACTAATGTTGTGAATCTGTTGAAGAACTTGGAATCCCATCTATCCCACTCCACTACTAATAAAAGTATGATATTGAAGCTAATTTGTCAAGTAACTAAATTTGGTTTACTTCTCCAAGTGAATACCCAAGAACGGAAAACATTTTTGTCCCAAATTATGAATACAATACAAGATAAATTAATTAATGATGTGACTGCTATTCAAACGTGGTCATATTTATCTTTATATTCAAACAATCTAGACAATTCCgattttttccaagaaaagcTACTCGAAACGCACGTTTCCAAAcaaaatgattttttgttttcagtaGGTGAATCGTTAACTGTATTGGCTGGTAAGTGGTCAAGTAAGTACCTAATCAAGCAGGTTGATATTCCAAATTTCGATGTTACGACTATTCAGGAAGATTTTCCACCTACAAACGTCACCACCATACtcaatgaaattttatcaGGTTGTGATTCCACAAAACCTTCCTTAAGAAAGGCATCTTGTATTTGGTTGTTATCATACATCCAATACTTGGGTCACTTGCCGGAAATAATATCCAAATGTAATGACATCCATTTAAGATTTATGAGATTCTTAGCTGATAGGGACGAATTTATTCAGGATTCTGCCGCAAGGGGGCTTTCGCTAATATATGAAATCGGTGGATCTGATCTGAAGGAAAGTATGGTTAAGGGGCTACTCAAATCGTTCACGGATTCAACCACGGGTGCTGCATCCACCAGTGCTACAGGTGTCTCGGGTTCAGTGTCAGAAGAGACCGAATTATTTGAACCTGGTGTTCTAAACACTGGCGATGGGTCCATTAGTACTTATAAAGATATTTTAAACCTGGCATCTGAAGTTGGTGACCCAGCACTTGTTTACAAATTCATGTCTTTGGCCAAGAGTTCGGCCCTATGGTCATCAAGAAAAGGTATTGCATTCGGTCTTGGTGCCATCATGTCCAAATCTTCTCTAGAAGAATTATTGATAAAGGATCAACAAACCgccaaaaaattaattCCAAAACTGTATAGGTATAGATTTGATCCATACCAATCAGTTTCACGTTCCATGACAGACATTTGGAATACACTGATTGCCGATTCCTCTTCCACgatttctctttatttCGATGATATTCTAGAAGAACTTTTAACTGGCATGGCCAATAAAGAGTGGAGGGTCAGAGAGGCAAGTACCTCGGCTTTGTTACAATTGGTTCAATCTCAAccacaagaaaaattctcTGACCAGATGCTGAAAATTTGGACAATGGCATTTAGAACCATGgatgatatcaaagacAGTGTTCGTGAAGTTGGTACCAAATTTACGACTGTGTTGTCTAAAATATTAGCGAGATCCATTGATGTGGAAAAGGGTGTGAACCCTGCCAAGTCCAAGGAAATTCTAGACAATATCCTACCATTTCTTTTGGGACCACATGGTTTAAACAGTGACGCTGAAGAAGTTAGGAATTTTGCTCTCACCACCTTAATTGACCTGGTGAAAAACTCCCCCGGTGCCATCAAACCATTTACCCCAGGTCTGGTCTATGATTTTATcacattattttcttccatTGAACCTCAAGTAATCAACTATCTCGCATTAAATGCAGCAAATTATAATATTGATGCTAATGTTATTGATACgcaaaggaaaaatggTGTTACTAGCTCACCGTTATTTcaaacaattgaaaaattgatttcCAATTCAAATGATTGTATGATGGAAGATATAATAAATGTAGTTATCAAAGCCGCCAAAAAATGTGTCGGGTTGCCATCTAAGGTGGCATCATCACTTGTTATTATTCTTCTAGTGAAAAGATATTCTATTCAAATGAGAGGATACTCTGGGAAGCTATTGAAAGTTTGCATGACTATGTTTGAAGATAGGAATGAGTCCGTTAATATCACATTTGCCATTACCATGGGAtatttgttcaaaatttcGGCGCTGGACAAATGTGTCAAGTATTCTGAAAAACTGGCTGCCAAATACTTCGAGTCAACATCAACGgaaaataacaagaaaattgtCGGCACAGCAATTGATTCAATTTTAAATTATGCAAGGTCAGACTTTGATAATGTGGCAAGTATATTCATGCCTCTGATTTTCATTGCATGTAATGATGAGGATAAAGATTTGGAATCTCTATACAATAAGATTTGGACGGAAGCGTCCGGTTCAGGTGCCGGTACCGTTAAGCTATTTCTGCCGGAGATTTTAAACATACTCTCCATAAATATCAAATCAAACGACCATGTCATTAGGAAAACATGTGCTAAATCTGTTATACAATTATGCGgtaaaattgatgaaaacatTCCTCATGAGCAGATTGTTAAACTATTTGATATCTCGAAGGAAGCACTAAGTGGTAGATCATGGGATGGTAAAGAGCATATTGTGGGTGCAATGGTTTCATTGacgaaaaaattttctcagACTGTGATTGGTGATACTGACTTACAAAATTCAATTAATGATGTAATGCGAACCGAAATTTCAAGGAAAAACGAGAAATacactaaaaaaatattaccGCTATATGCTAAGTACGTTAGTGTAAATCCGCAAGATGCAACGATCGTACTATTAAtggaaaaatccaaagagACGATTAGATCCTTAGGCAATGAATCtgctgatgatgaagattcCACCAGACATGCATCTGATGAAACCGCAATAAAAAGAATCAAACCCAACACTGACATTACACAAAAGTCGTCTAAGCAGAACATCGAGAACGAAGAGTACGTGATCAATTTGTTAAAGGTCATTGTCGATGTGTGTAACAATTCTAAATCGAAGTATCCGATGAATTTATTAGAATTCGTACTGAACGAAATCGCTTACCTCTTCCACAACGACAAGATCATTTACACATGGAGAACGCAACTGGCTGCGAGTGAGATTGGCATTTCGATAGTTGGTAAATTCAATACGATCAGTAGCACCGATTTCATAAAGAATGTGAAAGAACTATGGAAcgaaattttccaaatgaaCTGTAACAAAGAAACCGTTGAAAATGTTAAATTGCAAATGATAAAACTTGGTGGTTTGATTATTCAGAAAATCCCCATCATACAAAACAATATCGAAGAGAATTTAAGGCAGTTGAATTCGATAGATTCAACAAGCAGAATTGAATTGGAATTGAAGAATATTGGTCTATGA
- the OCA5 gene encoding Oca5p yields MHDKKSPMANSHYLKNLKQQFRNKNLIETTIHLVNCNDHDSLAFLARTYGIPPQLRHVVWPILLKYHPMCISPNITSNTISWDPITNDFILNDPFLNSKSCAGKQDTSDDGNVLPYDIESVILHDLKKYFHSRSNPTATPSSSNTNNIATPTPLSSSDASTVSSMELMPPSLDYEFQIIETLKNAIVKFLRKWSKIFKYESGLAWIALGLAEWYPIYPYEAVSTFSETRSFYDVDDYIVLSGRKHAHLSTSTSKNNGSNNTSNSNTNGTSANIMSGMNNLSLNTNTGSHNSAYISHTLSYLYKEYPLPYELRSKLPTTPIFTFDALFERLALVILHCPDTILAHKQLKNDSSAPSTTKTNMNFNTNYFPIISGGDLSFQTQVFFKVFSSILPELYQPLTEESSLQPSSSRNSWIYWWLKCSGSKALQRQDRGRVWDLLLGWRPKPNMNTINFFLNYNDKQIEHLYHDTPQCDNEQYWMKDWIALYHNDPFWFPDLDSMELGSKQFPYDYSVFKELLLRNKYGDTQNKSQTNGTPPSSNSDSNDGRNGSNSELKLPFSSIDPHMQLIFIFIAILQFNEFKLLEFEEAEISEFLNNVPLLTKFDDSSYKKLYENADSNISSPPSSPTISTSSSLQSNLNSSVHISNSHMLIEVGNDAKASHCFDDLLNMAGDIWRKWLWRELEESSI; encoded by the coding sequence ATGCACGACAAGAAGTCGCCAATGGCGAACTCTCATTAtctgaagaatttgaaacagCAGTTCCGCAACAAAAACCTTATCGAGACGACGATCCATCTGGTAAACTGCAATGACCATGATTCGCTGGCCTTCCTGGCAAGAACGTACGGGATTCCGCCGCAGTTGAGGCATGTGGTGTGGCCGATCTTACTGAAATACCATCCGATGTGCATTTCACCGAATATCACCTCCAACACCATCTCCTGGGACCCCATCACCAATGATTTTATACTCAATGACCCTTTCTTGAATAGCAAGTCTTGCGCTGGCAAGCAGGACACGTCGGACGACGGGAATGTTCTCCCGTACGATATCGAGTCTGTCATTCTGCATGACTTAAAGAAATACTTCCATTCCAGGTCAAACCCCACCGCCACTCCCAGCAGTAGcaacaccaacaacatTGCCACGCCGACGCCTCTTTCGTCCTCGGATGCGTCTACAGTCTCCTCCATGGAGCTGATGCCCCCCTCACTGGACTACGAATTCCAAATCATAGAGACCTTGAAGAATGCCATCGTAAAGTTTCTACGGAAATGGtccaaaatcttcaaatacGAAAGCGGTCTTGCCTGGATTGCCCTGGGGCTGGCCGAATGGTATCCCATCTACCCTTACGAGGCCGTGTCCACTTTCAGCGAGACTCGCTCGTTTTATGACGTGGACGACTATATTGTATTGAGCGGCAGAAAACATGCTCATCTAAGCACTAGCACGAGCAAAAACAATGGTAGCAACAATACATCCAACTCCAATACAAACGGCACCAGTGCGAATATAATGTCAGGCATGAACAACCTGAGTTTGAACACAAACACCGGCTCGCACAATTCAGCTTACATATCTCACACGCTATCGTACCTTTATAAAGAGTACCCACTACCATATGAACTACGATCGAAATTGCCCACAACACCAATCTTCACATTCGATGCTCTTTTCGAAAGACTGGCTCTTGTCATTTTGCATTGTCCTGATACTATCTTGGCACACAAacagttgaaaaatgacTCAAGCGCACCATCCACTACAAAGACGAATATGAATTTCAACACGAACTATTTTCCTATCATATCTGGTGGTGATCTATCATTTCAAACCCAAgtgtttttcaaagtcttttcttcaatattgcCCGAGTTATATCAACCTTTAACAGAAGAGTCTTCATTGCAACCTTCATCGTCAAGAAACTCCTGGATTTACTGGTGGTTGAAATGCTCTGGATCCAAAGCTCTACAAAGACAAGATAGAGGACGTGTATGGGATCTGCTGCTTGGATGGAGGCCCAAACCAAACATGAACACaataaatttctttttgaattatAATGACAAACAAATAGAGCATCTCTATCACGATACCCCGCAATGTGATAACGAGCAGTATTGGATGAAAGATTGGATAGCATTGTACCACAATGATCCTTTTTGGTTTCCTGATCTGGACAGTATGGAATTAGGTTCCAAACAATTCCCATACGATTACAGCGTCTTTAAAGAGTTACTCCTGAGAAACAAATACGGGGATACGCAAAATAAATCTCAGACGAATGGTACGCCACCATCTTCCAATAGCGATTCAAACGATGGCCGTAACGGTAGTAATTCAGAACTTAAACTACCGTTTTCTTCCATCGACCCTCATATGCAActgattttcatttttatcgCGATTTTACAATTCAATGAGTTCAAACTATTAGAGTTTGAAGAAGCCGAGATTTCagaatttttaaataacGTCCCTCTGTTAACAAAATTCGATGACTCTTCCTATAAGAAGCTATACGAGAACGCAGATTCCAATATATCCAGCCCGCCCTCATCACCAACAATTTCCACCTCTTCATCATTACAATCCAACCTCAACTCAAGTGTCCATATTTCCAATTCTCATATGCTGATTGAAGTCGGTAACGACGCCAAAGCCTCGCACTGTTTCGATGATCTTTTAAATATGGCTGGGGATATTTGGAGAAAATGGTTATGGAGAGAATTAGAGGAGAGCTCGATTTGA
- the WSC4 gene encoding Wsc4p produces the protein MFYASVIGFASGAECSRVLTAASLFIYCWENRMIRYLGSQGQMRMRTSKMGTQLKMWLMCCVMCVSWVRATQSICSSQNTATTDGVREQFQSNGWCSNKCSGHQFAIVQGYMCWCSDTEPSTQTSVSDCSGTCPGYGYEDCGSEDDSLFGYIYLGQTPLSSVQSVETSTMVSSSSLASSDDSTTISSSTSTSSSTTTSSTSTSIISTPSSTFTTSTTSSSTTPTSATSSSTSTSSTTSSSTTSSSTTSSSTTSSSTTSSSTTSSSTTSSSTTSSSTTSSSTTSTTPTSTTTLLSSITQASTTESSVSTTASPTLSTITSVNLQTSLMYSVITVTSVQTKDSNVSEFTSRYFTTTRIVTQIYPSAPTETATSVTTTTSAGGRVTNSNNNISTNKSTEKKGYWHSPGKIAGTFAVVGVVCLVIICALVYLIHHYRTKPARKAQDFENEYQRKFSLSKNANGVTTTTLHTPSPSSDSTFSTPRLIYTDEKGQVTSESPSLRQSTYSMTAGSLQHDPSVLASPFGDPTPSRRASTFVHSPTPRHHDKVASTITLGEDTVLVDQRLDPSKMLNTMANDDATTHSAVSLSDNVDYSRRVLRVMNE, from the coding sequence atgttcTATGCTAGTGTGATTGGCTTTGCTTCAGGGGCCGAGTGCAGCAGGGTGCTAACAGCTGCAAGCTTATTTATATACTGCTGGGAAAATAGAATGATCAGATACCTAGGCTCACAAGGACAAATGCGCATGCGGACGTCGAAGATGGGTACACAGCTAAAGATGTGGTTGATGTGTTGTGTGATGTGCGTCAGCTGGGTACGGGCCACACAGTCTATATGTTCTTCGCAGAATACAGCGACGACGGACGGGGTACGAGAGCAGTTCCAAAGCAACGGATGGTGTTCGAACAAGTGTTCAGGCCATCAATTTGCCATAGTGCAGGGATATATGTGCTGGTGCAGTGACACTGAGCCCAGCACGCAGACTTCGGTTAGCGACTGTAGTGGGACTTGTCCCGGGTACGGCTACGAAGATTGTGGTAGTGAGGATGATAGCCTTTTCGGTTACATATACCTGGGACAGACGCCGTTGAGCTCAGTGCAAAGCGTGGAAACGTCGACGATGGTGAGCTCATCTAGCCTTGCAAGCTCGGATGATAGCACTACGATTAGTAGTAGCACGAGCACTTCATCGAGCACAACAACCTCCAGCACAAGCACGAGCATTATCTCTACGCCATCCAGCACATTTACAACAAGCACAACTTCATCAAGCACAACGCCAACAAGCGCGACCTCGTCAAGTACATCCACATCGAGCACTACATCATCGAGCACTACCTCCTCGAGCACTACATCGTCGAGCACTACCTCCTCGAGTACGACATCATCAAGCACTACCTCCTCTAGTACGACATCATCAAGCACTACCTCCTCGAGTACTACCTCATCAAGCACTACCTCGACAACTCCTACTTCGACAACCACATTATTATCCAGTATAACTCAAGCCAGCACGACAGAGAGCTCTGTGAGTACAACGGCATCCCCCACATTATCCACGATAACGTCAGTGAACCTGCAGACATCACTGATGTATTCTGTTATAACGGTGACTTCCGTGCAAACCAAGGACTCAAACGTCTCGGAATTCACTTCAAGGTATTTCACCACAACAAGGATAGTAACACAGATTTATCCCTCCGCCCCCACTGAAACAGCCACCTCGGTAACAACCACTACATCTGCGGGTGGAAGGGTCACGAACAGTAACAACAACATATCAACAAACAAGTCTACAGAGAAGAAGGGGTACTGGCACTCCCCCGGGAAGATAGCAGGCACATTTGCCGTGGTTGGGGTAGTATGTCTGGTGATAATATGCGCACTGGTATATCTAATACACCACTACAGAACAAAACCGGCAAGGAAGGCACAAGATTTCGAGAATGAATACCAACGGAAGTTCTCGCTATCCAAGAACGCGAACGGGgtcaccaccaccacacTACACACGCCTTCGCCTTCGTCGGACTCTACTTTCTCCACTCCAAGACTAATATACACCGACGAAAAGGGACAAGTAACGTCCGAATCGCCCTCCTTACGCCAATCTACGTACTCCATGACTGCAGGCAGTCTGCAGCACGACCCAAGCGTACTGGCAAGCCCATTCGGCGACCCAACTCCCTCCAGAAGAGCCTCTACATTCGTCCATTCGCCCACTCCGAGGCACCATGATAAGGTAGCATCTACTATTACCCTCGGTGAAGACACCGTACTGGTGGACCAGAGACTGGACCCCAGCAAGATGTTAAACACCATGGCCAATGACGACGCCACAACCCACTCTGCGGTCTCGTTATCAGATAACGTGGACTACTCTAGAAGAGTGCTGCGTGTCATGAACGAGTGA